One Tachysurus fulvidraco isolate hzauxx_2018 chromosome 2, HZAU_PFXX_2.0, whole genome shotgun sequence DNA segment encodes these proteins:
- the LOC113663269 gene encoding cytochrome b5: protein MGEEMGKNTSVKTGVKADNDSHVPQEDVDVTYYTCEEVQAHNASNGAWIIIHDKVYDITSFLEEHPGGEEVLLEQAGSDATECFEDVGHSTDAREMLQQYYIGELHEDDRKKATNKDVYITTSKESSSWSTWLIPAVAVALVGFMYRYYMLEHKSS from the exons ATGGGGGAAGAAATGGGGAAGAACACGTCAGTAAAGACCGGTGTGAAGGCGGACAATGACAGCCACGTACCTCAGGAGGACGTTGACGTGACATATTACACGTGTGAGGAGGTTCAAGCTCACAATGCGAGCAACGGCGCGTGGATCATTATCCATGACAAAGTTTATGATATTACGAGTTTTCTCGAAGAG CATCCTGGAGGTGAAGAAGTGCTCCTGGAGCAGGCAGGTTCGGACGCTACAGAGTGCTTCGAGGACGTCGGCCATTCCACAGACGCCAGAGAGATGCTTCAGCAGTACTACATCGGGGAGCTGCACGAG gATGACAGAAAGAAAGCGACCAATAAG GATGTTTATATTACAACCTCTAAAGAGTCCAg TTCATGGAGCACTTGGCTGATTCCTGCTGTGGCGGTGGCTCTTGTAGGCTTTATGTACCGTTATTACATGTTAGAGCACAAATCATCTTGA